A region from the Serinus canaria isolate serCan28SL12 chromosome 10, serCan2020, whole genome shotgun sequence genome encodes:
- the LYSMD2 gene encoding lysM and putative peptidoglycan-binding domain-containing protein 2 isoform X2 — protein sequence MAEALRQEPAGGPESEAELSQRLARTKARSYGSTASVAAPLAERYVEHRLSAGDTLQGIALKYGVTR from the exons ATGGCCGAGGCGCTGCGCCAGGAGCCGGCGGGCGGGCCCGAGTCGGAGGCCGAGCTGTCGCAGCGGCTCGCCCGCACCAAGGCCCGCTCGTACGGCAGCACGGCGAGCGTGGCCGCGCCGCTGGCCGAGCGCTACGTGGAGCACCGGCTGAGCGCCGGGGACACGCTGCAGGGCATCGCCCTCAAGTACGGCGTCACG AGATGA
- the LYSMD2 gene encoding lysM and putative peptidoglycan-binding domain-containing protein 2 isoform X1: MAEALRQEPAGGPESEAELSQRLARTKARSYGSTASVAAPLAERYVEHRLSAGDTLQGIALKYGVTMEQIKRANKLFTNDCIFLRKTLNIPVISEKPLLFNGLNSLESPENETVDSSPSCDEGLVAVQEESSSSPSPPEPDNQPTAPEELSAKDFLQRLDLQIKLSKQAARKLKDENVRDEENEEGPYATSSYHQ; this comes from the exons ATGGCCGAGGCGCTGCGCCAGGAGCCGGCGGGCGGGCCCGAGTCGGAGGCCGAGCTGTCGCAGCGGCTCGCCCGCACCAAGGCCCGCTCGTACGGCAGCACGGCGAGCGTGGCCGCGCCGCTGGCCGAGCGCTACGTGGAGCACCGGCTGAGCGCCGGGGACACGCTGCAGGGCATCGCCCTCAAGTACGGCGTCACG ATGGAACAAATAAAGAGAGCAAATAAACTTTTCACTAATGACTGTATATTTCTGAGGAAAACCCTGAATATTCCAGTTATATCAGAGAAACCATTACTGTTCAATGGACTCAATTCACTGGAGTCTCCTGAGAATGAAACTGTTGACAGCTCCCCTTCTTGTGATGAAGGACTAGTGGCAGTTCAGGAAGAAAGTAGCTCTTCTCCCAGTCCTCCAGAGCCTGACAATCAGCCCACTGCACCAGAAGAATTATCTGCCAAAGATTTCCTACAGAGATTGGACTTGCAGATTAAGTTATCCAAACAAGCAGCCAGAAAACTAAAAGATGAAAATGTCAG AGATGAGGAGAATGAGGAAGGTCCCTATGCAACTTCTTCGTATCACCAGTAG